TGAGCACCGCCATGTTTGAAGAGACAATATAGTAGTAGTTCTTTTGTGACTTGGACTTCTTTTCCGTAAAGAGCTGCAATGTCCAAAATCAGATGGCCTTGGATTCGATACACAAAAAGTAATTCAGGTAGGATGCTGAGAATCCCCAGAGGACCCGGTGGAAGAGAGCAGGTTGCACTAATTAGACCTGATTTAAAAGAAGCATTTTGGACCAATTCCCGTATGAGATCGTCTGGAGGTTGGATTGTCGGCGCATAAGGACTTCGGTAATCCTCTAAGCCAGCAAATAACTCGATTAGACCGTCTAAAAATCCTTCCGATTGGGCCTGAGATGGCGTTTCGTTCACGGGTTTCTGAATTCCTCTTTAGATTTTAGTTTATCAAAAACAGGCATTCTATATCCTTTCCATAGACATGATAGATAGATTGAAAAAAATTCAAGAAAAATACCTGCGTATCGAGGACGAGCTCGCCAAAGCCACCGCATCAGATACTTTGAAGAATCTATCGAAAGAAAGATCTCGCCTAACTCCCGTATATACAAAGGCAGATGAATATTTAAAAATTACAAAAGACTGCCAAGACGCAAAACTACTTCTCGAATCTGAAAGTGATCCAGACATGCATGCCATGTTAAAATCTGAAGTGGAAGAAGGCGAAAAAAAATTAGAAGAGTTGGCGAAAGAACTCGAAATTATGTTATTACCTCCGGATCCAAATTCCGGTAAAAGCATTTTAGTTGAGATACGTGCTGGAACGGGTGGGGAAGAATCAGGATTGTTTTGTGCGGATTTATTTCGTATGTACAACAAGTATGCGGACAAACAGGGCATTCGAGCAGAAGTCATTGATGCAAGTCCAACGGGTATCGGTGGATTTAAAGAGATTGTTTTTTCACTCGATGATGACAGGGCTTATGACTTGTTTAAATTTGAATCAGGTACTCACCGTGTACAGCGAATTCCAGAAACAGAATCTGGCGGTAGGATTCACACCTCTGCTGTAACTGTTGCTATACTTCCAGAAGCAGAAGAAAAAGAAGTAGAAATTCGGGAAAGTGATCTTCGGATAGACGTCTATCGTTCGTCAGGTGCTGGTGGTCAGCACGTCAATACAACAGACTCCGCAGTAAGGATAACCCACATTCCCACGGGGATCGTTGTCGCTTCCCAGGAAGAACGTTCGCAAATCAAAAACCGTGATAAAGCAATGCGCGTATTACGAGCACGGATTATCGATCAGATGGCTGACGCCGCAAAACAAAGTGCTGATGCTCTCAAAAAAGCGCAAGTGGGTTCTGGAGATAGATCGGAACGAATTCGAACCTATAATTTCCCTCAAGGTCGATGTACAGACCATAGAATTGGTTTTACGAGTCATAATTTGCCGGCAATTATGGAAGGCGATTTGGATGAATTGATAGATGCTTTGGTTCAAGAGGACCGGTCGAAGCGTTTGGCAGAAGCGAAGGCATAAAAAAGAATCCAAATATCTTTGGAATTCGATTGATTCTGGCTGTTCGACTGTTATAAAAAGTAGGTCAGGAATTTTCTTCAGATGAATCAATTGAAAACTACAGTTTCCGTTCTAACTTTGGTAAGTGCTTTTTTAGGGAATTGTAATCCAGTTAATAAAAATGATCCTTTCAGTGATGCTCTGTTTTATGCTTTCCTATTTCAAGCGATCGGTAATGCCCAAGAAGAAAACTGTAGTTTTTCTCCCGTCAATGCGGATTCACTTTTTAATGACCAATGGCATTTACGCAATATTGGCCAATCGGGAGGAACGGTAGGTGAAGACGCAAATGTAAATCCGGTTTGGAACCAGGACATTTCTGGAAACAAAGTGATTGTAAGTGTTGTGGATGATGGCCTTGACACAAGACATGAGGATCTTTCCGCAAATATATCGGTCACAGCCAGAGGACTAAATCTTTTAAACAGTACCATTTTTCCAAACCATACTTATTCCAATAGCTTCCATGGCACCGCCGTTGGTGGTGTGATTGCAGCTCGCGGTGGGAATGGCATAGGCGTTCGTGGCGCAGCCCCCTGTTCTAAGTTAGTTGGGGTAAATATCCTAGAAAAATCTACAATTTATACTTCTGATGAATACCGAGCCATGGTAAATGAAGCCTCTCGTGTTTCCATTTCAAACAATAGTTGGGGGTCTCCCGATGGGTATGGATGGCTTTGGCCTTCTAGTTCTCTATGGCAACAAGGAATCAATGAAGGTATCAGAACTGGAAAATCTGGAAAGGGTACTGTTTACGTTTGGGCAGCGGGGAATGGAGCCAATGGTGGTAGCATTACAGCGCCAATCCTTGTCGATAATGCCAACTATGATGGACAGGCAAATTTTTATGGAGTGATGGCGATCGGTGGAATCGGACAAAACGGAGTAAAAGCAAACTATTCCGAATCAGGTGCGAATCTTTGGGTTGTTGCGCACACACAGGGAAATAGTGCAACTGCATATACAACGGCTATTTCCACAACAGATGCAACTGGAACTTCTGGGATCAATTCTGGTGGAACATCAGGAGATTATTCATTTGCAAATTATACAAAAAAGTTCAACGGAACCTCTTCGGCCACACCTTTAGCGGCAGGTGTGATTTCCTTATTGTTAAGTCAACGCCCAGACTTGTCCTGGCGTGATGTAAGAGAGTTAGTTGCTTATTCTGCTCGAACCAATGATCCTGGGGATACAGATTGGACAATGAATGCTGCTGGCTTGAATATCAATCATAAATATGGGTTTGGTGCAGTGGACGCAGCTAACTTACTCACTAGTGCAGGGACATGGATTCCCATTACTACACCACAAATGATTGATACCTTGCCGTTGTTATCCCCTAATACTCCAATTCCTGATAATGATTTAGTAACAGGTGCTACAGTTAATTATAACGTAACTTCGGGTATTACTTATATTGAATATGTAGATGTAGAATTTACGTCTAACCACACTTATTTTCCTGAATTATATATTCGCATTACATCGCCAGGTGGAACATCAAGTTTCTTAACAGAAGCCCACGCATGTGCAAACCCTTATAGTGGTAGTTTGTGCTCAACTGGTAATACTTCCATTGCTTCTATGACAGGTTCTTCAACTTATCGATTTGGATTGGCACGCACTTTAGGCGAAAATCCAAATGGAACTTGGACCATTAGAGTTTTTGATGCAAGTGCTACAGATACTGGATCTATCAATTCCGTGCAACTACGCATTTATGGCAGGTAACCGATGAGTCAGAAATTCAAAAGTATTGTCCTTATTTATTTATCAATCTTAGGTTCAGGAGTCTTTTCGGTTCCATTGGAAGCTGATCCAAAAGATCCTCCCAATTCGATTACCTTTGTGGAAGGTGGAGTTACAAAAACATTTTATAGAAATCCAAATGTTGTAGCTGAGTTCGTTGACCAAAAACAAGCACAAGACAACCAACAAAACCTACAGGGAAAAAAAGGGATCAAAACAGGTTGGAATGTGAGACCAACTGGAAAAGAGTTATTTGCTAAATCATCTAAGTCAACAACAGCAACAAAAGTTACAGAAGTGTATTCAACAGCAGTAGGTATGGGACCACATATTGTGTTGCCTGGAATTTTAATTGTAACATTTTCAAGTGACCAATCACATGAAACTTTGGAAAGAATTGCGAAAAAACATGGAGTTCAAATTCAAAATAAGTTTTCTCTTCGTTTGGTTAGTTTTCAAACGGAACCAGGATTTGTGTCTTTAGAAAAGGCAAATGGGATTCTTTCGGAGCCAAATGTATTGGAAGCTTATCCTGATACCGCGGTTGAGAAAAGTTTAAAGTAACGTTCACATAACAAATGTGAATTGGTTACATTGCTAGGTAAAAATACATTAGTTTCAATATCTCTTGTTTTCTCACAGGTTTGGATAAGTAGGAAGTGACTCCTGCTAAAAAACTTTTGCTAATATCATCTTTTTGAACATTTGCAGAAATAGCAATAATTGGTACTGAATCACTTGCTTTAACTTGATTGGCGAGTTCTATTTTTCTAATTTCCCTTGTAGCTTCCAATCCATCCATTTCCGGCATCTGCATGTCCATTAAAACGATATCAAACTTTTCTGATTTAAATTTTTCTAGTGCTACTTTCCCATTGTACGCAGTAATAATTTCGATCGGATATTTGCGGAAAAAAGTTTTGATGATAAAAACATTTTCTTCTGAATCTTCTGCTAAAAGAATTTTACATATAGGAAAGTTTTCAGGTTCAGGAAGTTCTAAATTGAGCCAATGTTGGTGGATTCCCGAGATACGTTTGATAAATCCTTCATACGGTATCTCGAAAACGAATTTTGATCCTACAGAAACTTTACTGATAACATAAATATCCCCACCCATGAGCTGAATTAACTTTTTTGTTATTGTTAAGCCAAGACCGGTTCCCCCATATTTCCTAGTCGTTGAACTGTCTACTTGAGTGAAACTTTCGAAAATGGATGTCAATTTTTCAGTGGGAATGCCAATTCCTGTATCTTCTACGGAAATTTTTAAATTCTTCTTATTTTCACTTAACAAACATTCTACGGTAATCTTTCCTTTTTCCGTAAATTTCATTGCATTGCCTAACAAATTGATTAGCACCTGTTGTAATCGCGTTGAATCTCCTGCAATGCTCTCTGAAATTTCATCTTCTACATGAAATGAAATTTCGATACCCTTTGCTTTTGCTTTCATATAGAATAATGAGACTGTTTCACTCATTAGGTCTCGTATTGAAAAATGGATATGTTCCATCTCCAATTTTCCCGATTCGATTCGCGATAAATCTAAAATGTCATTGATAATATTAAAAAGAGCCTTTCCTGAGTTTCGAAGTACTGTCAGATATTCTTGCTGTTCCTCCGTTAGCTCTGTTTCGTTTAAGGTATCTGTCATACCAAGGATGGCATTGAGTGGAGTTCGAATTTCATGACTCATTGAGGCTAAAAAATCTGTTTTTGCTTGTGATGCTTTTTGCGCTTCTATTTCCCTGAGGTTTGCCAAGTTCATTTGTTCTCGTAAAAGTTTTTCACGGACTACTTGTTGAGAAACGTCTGAAATTTGGATCATACAAAAATGATCCATTTCATCTTCAATAGAAATAGGAATGATGTGCAAATATTGATATATTCGTTCTTCCGATTCTCTCTTTTTTTCATTATCATAAAGAGGAAACGGAAATGGATTTAGCGTATGTGTTAATATGGAGTATTGGGAATATTCCAAACAAAGTTCAATAGATTTATATGTTCGTGTATTTTTGAGTTCAGGAAAAATTTTTAAAAAAGGAGAGTTTTCTAAATCTGCTTCTTTGAATCCAGAGTTTTTAAGGAACCAACTGTTGACTAAAACGATATTGAGGTTTTGATCCAGAATGAGGATTCCAATTCCGGACTTTTTAATAATTGTTAATAAATGTTTTTCACTTAGAGTATTCACTGTTTCAATTTTTCTATGAGCACTCTAGAAAGGTTTTTGATACTTTCGAAATTAAGAATAAAAAATATATATCCTTTAATATCCTTACCACTTAGTTTATAATCGATAAAAACTAAAAGGATTGAGTTGTCTTTTTTTGGATTTCTTCTTAAAAGAAGATCTTCATACTTCCCGGAAAAGAATTCAGGTATATGAGTTTCAATTTTATAATCGGACATTTTTGCCAAATTTGATAAGATAGCATTTAAGATAATATTACCTATTTCACTTAGTGCATCTTTTTCAAACTGAGAAACTTCATTGAGTGCAACATAGTCTTTCATCATCATTTTGACAATTTCCAAACTTGCACTTTTATGAAATAAAAGAAATGCCGATCCGTCTCCTATTCCACCAACAAACTTTTGTTCTATGGTACAAACTTCTTGGTCTGCTAGGTATTCAATATTTTTTGCTTCTTCAGTGCTCACGAGTTTTAAACTTGGGACGGTTAGTAAAATTTCGTCCGAAATCATTTCACTCATTAATTTTGCGGCACCACCCAAACTTATGTTAAATAATTCACATAAGGAATCTCGTTCTATTTCTGTTAGAAAATTCATATTTAATCCAGATGTGGGATAATTTTTTCAGCAGTGACAGGCTTTTCTACAAATTCAATTCCAATTGTTTTTGCTCTATTCCTGATCGCATCTTGAATGTTTGCGGTGATTAGAATGATTTTTGTATCTTTATAATTCTTTTTGAGTTCTTCTGCTAAGTCCAAACCGGACAAAGTTCCTGGCATATTTTGATCCAACGTGAAGAAATCGACATCTTGATTTTCGGACAACAGAATATTGGCGTCGTCTGCGGAACTTGCCTCCAAAATCTCCCATTCTGGGTATTTGTCTAAAATAATTTTTCGGATCATTAAACGGGTAACTGTACTATCGTCTACGATCAGTGCTTTTTTTTGTGACATATGTATTGCCTTAATTCCGAACTAGTTTTTATTTGAGACTTATACTTACTAATTGACGGAAAAAAAATCCATCTCCCTGCCATTCATGCGTCCCAAATATTTAATATTATTTTTTTTATCCCTTTTCTGCCTCTGCAAGTCGAACCAAAAAATCTGCGAAGGGGAAAATTGCAGGAATGGAAAATTTCTGGTTCAATATGAAAACGGTGATCGTTTTGAAGGTGAATTTTTAGAAGATGTCAAACATGGTTCTGGAATTTATCAATATTCTAATGGAGATATTTTTGAAGGTGAATACCAATTTGGCTATAAAGAAGGAAAAGGTATTTATCGTTATGCGAATGGTGACAAATTTATCGGTGCCTATAAAAAAGGCAAACGACATGGAATGGGGAAATATATTTTTTCTGATGGATTGTTACTAGAAGGAAATTGGGAGAACAACGAACTACAAGGTCAATCAAGGATCATCAATGCAAAAGGGAGTTTGGTACTGGAAGGGATTTGGAAAGATAGTCGGTGGATAAGTATCGCACCGACTCCTACATCTTCAACCAATGCTGTCGAAATTTCTAATCCCGAGTGATTCGTAAATTCTTCTTGTCGCTTTAGATTTGTTAAGCGTGTACATATGGATGCCAGCAACTTTGTGATCCAATAAATCTCTTACTTGTTCTGTCGCCCAATGAATACCAACGTTTTCTGCATAAACATCGTCTTCTGCACGGGATAGAGATTTTAATAGTTTAGCAGGAAAGTTGGTTCCAAGCGACAATTCAGCCATTCTGGCCATACCTTTTCGAGAAGTGATAGGCATAATCCCTGCGATGATAGGAACTTTGATCCCTGCAATTTCGCAGCGTTCTACAAAATCATAAAAAACGTTATTATTAAAAAATAGTTGGGTACAAATATAATCTACACCTTGGTCAACTTTCCATTTCAAATATTCAATTTCTTTTAAACGATTTGGTGTCGAAGGATGGCCTTCTGGAAAACCGGCAACTCCAATTCCCATCTCTGGAAATTCTTTTTTGATAAACCCAACTAATTCGCCAGCAAATTCAAATCCATTTTCTGTTTTGTGAAATTCCGCCTGGCCTTTGGGTGGATCCCCCCGCAATGCCATAATATTATGGATTCCACTTTTTTGGTATCGTTTCAAAATTTCTCGAATTTCATCTTTTGTTGAACCGACACAAGTGAGATGGCTAACGATCGTTAACCCGGTTCCTTCTTGTAGTTTGACTACTAGGTCATGAGTGAGATCTCTTGTGGATCCGCCCGCTCCATAAGTGACACTTACATAAGCGGGGTTCATTTGAGACAATTCTTGGATGTTTCGGAACAAATCCTCGGAAGCTTCTGCATTCTTTGGGGGAAAAAATTCGAAGCTGATGGTTGTTTGTTTTTTACCGAGGATCTGAGAAATATGCATAAGACCTATCCTCTAAACAGGAATATTTTTCTCAAGTCCCTTGTTAGCCAATAGCCAACCTTTTGATGCTTTTGTTTTGACCGCCAACCAGAGCGAAAATTTGGGGAACAAGGCAGGAAGGATTACAATGGAGGCTCTCAAATATGACGGGACCAAAACTTCTCCTGGATTCTTTTGGATCGCTTTGACAATGGCATCTGCTACCTGAGAAGGTTCGATCACAGGGGTGAAAAGAGAAGGTTTGACACCATCTATCATTCTGGTATTTACCATCGTTGGACAAATCCAACTAACGCCGATTTGAGTATCATAAAGTTCCATTTTTAAAGCTTGGGAAAACCCAACCATAGCATGTTTCGTTGCTGAATAAGTTACAGTTCCTTCTGTACCAAATTTTCCTGCTATACTTGCTAAATTGATGATTGCCGCTTCCTTTTGTTCCCGCAAGATAGGAAGTGAAAGATAAACCAACTTCATGGGTCCTGCCACATTGATTTGGATGGCTTTGCTCCAAACGGAAAAATCCTTTCCTTCGTAATATCCGCTGGGAGCAATTCCGGCATTATTGACTAGGATTTGGAAGGTCAGTTTTTTCTTTTGGATTTGTTTGATTAGAGATTCTATCTCTGATTCTTTAGAAAGATCACATGCAAAACCATAAAATTTTCTACCAAGTGACTCCACTTTGGTTTGGATTTCTTTTAGGATTGGCATTTTAATATCTACACCAATAATATCATTTCCTTCTTTTGCCAATCGTTCTGCTGTTAAGGTTCCGATTCCCATACCACAACCAGTGACAAGTACTGTATTTCCAGATAGTTTCATACTTTCAATCTAATCGATTTTTTACTTTCGTCAATCCGAATCGCAAAGGAAATAGACGCATGGAATATAGATTGTTAAAATCAGAATTGGGTCATAGGCTTTCTACTGTCGCTTCAACCAACGAATGGATTCGTGATGAAAAAATTCCTTTTGGTTCCTGGGTAATAGCTGAGGAACAAACTGCCGGGAAAGGTCGTGGACAGAATGTTTGGCAATCGTTAGGTGAAGACCCTTTGATATTTTCCGGAAAAATTAGAATTTCTGCTGCCGAAATTTCTCTTCCTTTATTATCCATATTTGTATCATCTGCTGTTTTAAAAACCACCTTTCAATTCTTTCCAGAACGAGAAAAAGATACCACCGTCAAGTGGCCAAACGATATATACCGTGAAGATAAAAAAGTAGCAGGAATTTTGGTTCAATCCGAATTCACAAATGGAATTTTTGAAGTGGTGATTGGGATAGGACTCAATTTTTTTGGAAAGAGTATTCCTGAAACTTTGAAAGAGAAGGCTACTTTTTTATGTGATGAACCATTGGGAGAGGGTATTTTAGAAAGATTTGTCAATCACTTGATTGTAGACATCAACCAAGCGGTGATTTCGTTACTCGACCAAGGACAAATTTTGAAGGATTTAGTTTGGATCGAAGATCATTCCTTACTCAAACACAAAGTGATTGAAACAGAATGGCAATCCAGAATGGTACGGGGCCGTGTTTTGGGAATTGATGAATTAGGATTCCTTCTCATTATGACGGAAACTGGTGAAAAGATTGAACTTATGGACACATCACCAAAATTTCGGATTATATAAATGTCAGAATCACCATTATTATTAGTAATCGATGTAGGAAATACAAACACTGTATTTGGTGTTTTCCGTGAAGGTGAGGACACGCCTGATTTTCATAAAAGAACAGTAACAAGAAGGGATCGAACTTCGGATGAACTTGGTCTTTTTCTGAAGGGATTTTTAACACAAGAGAATGTAAAAGCAGATCGAGTGAAAATGGCAATTTATTCTAGTGTAGTTCCCTCTTTGAATCCAATCGTAGAGCGAATGTTAGAGGATTGGTTTAATGTAAATCCATTACGAGTTCATTACCAGATGAAACTAAATTTTGGTATCAGTTACCCACGACCATTTGAGATTGGAGCTGACCGATTGGTGAACGCAGCCTATTGTGCAAAAACCTATCCAGGAAAAAAAGCAATCCTTGTTGATTTGGGAACTGCTACTACCTTCTGTGTAATTAGCGAAAAACCGGAATATGTGGGTGGTGTCATAGCTCCAGGTTTAAAGATTTCTATGGATGCATTAACTCGCAACACGGCCCAACTTCCTCCCATTGTTTTTGGATCTCCAAAGCGCGTGTTAGGTGAATCTACGGTAGAATCGATCCAGGCTGGGTTTTTCTTTGGTTGGATTGGGTTATTGAAAGAAATTGTAAGAGCAATTAAAGAAGAACATCCTGGTGATTATGTGGTAGTGGGAACGGGTGGTCTTGTCACTACGATTCATGCTTCGCATAACCAAGTGTTTGATGAAATTGATCCTATGATGACTTTGAAGGGACTCAAAATCCTCGCAGATTTAAATTCCTAATATTTTTTTACGATAAGCCTCTC
This genomic stretch from Leptospira meyeri harbors:
- the prfA gene encoding peptide chain release factor 1, with the protein product MIDRLKKIQEKYLRIEDELAKATASDTLKNLSKERSRLTPVYTKADEYLKITKDCQDAKLLLESESDPDMHAMLKSEVEEGEKKLEELAKELEIMLLPPDPNSGKSILVEIRAGTGGEESGLFCADLFRMYNKYADKQGIRAEVIDASPTGIGGFKEIVFSLDDDRAYDLFKFESGTHRVQRIPETESGGRIHTSAVTVAILPEAEEKEVEIRESDLRIDVYRSSGAGGQHVNTTDSAVRITHIPTGIVVASQEERSQIKNRDKAMRVLRARIIDQMADAAKQSADALKKAQVGSGDRSERIRTYNFPQGRCTDHRIGFTSHNLPAIMEGDLDELIDALVQEDRSKRLAEAKA
- a CDS encoding S8 family serine peptidase, producing the protein MNQLKTTVSVLTLVSAFLGNCNPVNKNDPFSDALFYAFLFQAIGNAQEENCSFSPVNADSLFNDQWHLRNIGQSGGTVGEDANVNPVWNQDISGNKVIVSVVDDGLDTRHEDLSANISVTARGLNLLNSTIFPNHTYSNSFHGTAVGGVIAARGGNGIGVRGAAPCSKLVGVNILEKSTIYTSDEYRAMVNEASRVSISNNSWGSPDGYGWLWPSSSLWQQGINEGIRTGKSGKGTVYVWAAGNGANGGSITAPILVDNANYDGQANFYGVMAIGGIGQNGVKANYSESGANLWVVAHTQGNSATAYTTAISTTDATGTSGINSGGTSGDYSFANYTKKFNGTSSATPLAAGVISLLLSQRPDLSWRDVRELVAYSARTNDPGDTDWTMNAAGLNINHKYGFGAVDAANLLTSAGTWIPITTPQMIDTLPLLSPNTPIPDNDLVTGATVNYNVTSGITYIEYVDVEFTSNHTYFPELYIRITSPGGTSSFLTEAHACANPYSGSLCSTGNTSIASMTGSSTYRFGLARTLGENPNGTWTIRVFDASATDTGSINSVQLRIYGR
- a CDS encoding ATP-binding protein; translation: MNTLSEKHLLTIIKKSGIGILILDQNLNIVLVNSWFLKNSGFKEADLENSPFLKIFPELKNTRTYKSIELCLEYSQYSILTHTLNPFPFPLYDNEKKRESEERIYQYLHIIPISIEDEMDHFCMIQISDVSQQVVREKLLREQMNLANLREIEAQKASQAKTDFLASMSHEIRTPLNAILGMTDTLNETELTEEQQEYLTVLRNSGKALFNIINDILDLSRIESGKLEMEHIHFSIRDLMSETVSLFYMKAKAKGIEISFHVEDEISESIAGDSTRLQQVLINLLGNAMKFTEKGKITVECLLSENKKNLKISVEDTGIGIPTEKLTSIFESFTQVDSSTTRKYGGTGLGLTITKKLIQLMGGDIYVISKVSVGSKFVFEIPYEGFIKRISGIHQHWLNLELPEPENFPICKILLAEDSEENVFIIKTFFRKYPIEIITAYNGKVALEKFKSEKFDIVLMDMQMPEMDGLEATREIRKIELANQVKASDSVPIIAISANVQKDDISKSFLAGVTSYLSKPVRKQEILKLMYFYLAM
- a CDS encoding chemotaxis protein CheX; translation: MNFLTEIERDSLCELFNISLGGAAKLMSEMISDEILLTVPSLKLVSTEEAKNIEYLADQEVCTIEQKFVGGIGDGSAFLLFHKSASLEIVKMMMKDYVALNEVSQFEKDALSEIGNIILNAILSNLAKMSDYKIETHIPEFFSGKYEDLLLRRNPKKDNSILLVFIDYKLSGKDIKGYIFFILNFESIKNLSRVLIEKLKQ
- a CDS encoding response regulator transcription factor codes for the protein MSQKKALIVDDSTVTRLMIRKIILDKYPEWEILEASSADDANILLSENQDVDFFTLDQNMPGTLSGLDLAEELKKNYKDTKIILITANIQDAIRNRAKTIGIEFVEKPVTAEKIIPHLD
- a CDS encoding MORN repeat-containing protein, which encodes MRPKYLILFFLSLFCLCKSNQKICEGENCRNGKFLVQYENGDRFEGEFLEDVKHGSGIYQYSNGDIFEGEYQFGYKEGKGIYRYANGDKFIGAYKKGKRHGMGKYIFSDGLLLEGNWENNELQGQSRIINAKGSLVLEGIWKDSRWISIAPTPTSSTNAVEISNPE
- the metF gene encoding methylenetetrahydrofolate reductase [NAD(P)H]; its protein translation is MHISQILGKKQTTISFEFFPPKNAEASEDLFRNIQELSQMNPAYVSVTYGAGGSTRDLTHDLVVKLQEGTGLTIVSHLTCVGSTKDEIREILKRYQKSGIHNIMALRGDPPKGQAEFHKTENGFEFAGELVGFIKKEFPEMGIGVAGFPEGHPSTPNRLKEIEYLKWKVDQGVDYICTQLFFNNNVFYDFVERCEIAGIKVPIIAGIMPITSRKGMARMAELSLGTNFPAKLLKSLSRAEDDVYAENVGIHWATEQVRDLLDHKVAGIHMYTLNKSKATRRIYESLGIRNFDSIG
- a CDS encoding SDR family NAD(P)-dependent oxidoreductase, with translation MKLSGNTVLVTGCGMGIGTLTAERLAKEGNDIIGVDIKMPILKEIQTKVESLGRKFYGFACDLSKESEIESLIKQIQKKKLTFQILVNNAGIAPSGYYEGKDFSVWSKAIQINVAGPMKLVYLSLPILREQKEAAIINLASIAGKFGTEGTVTYSATKHAMVGFSQALKMELYDTQIGVSWICPTMVNTRMIDGVKPSLFTPVIEPSQVADAIVKAIQKNPGEVLVPSYLRASIVILPALFPKFSLWLAVKTKASKGWLLANKGLEKNIPV
- a CDS encoding biotin--[acetyl-CoA-carboxylase] ligase, whose protein sequence is MEYRLLKSELGHRLSTVASTNEWIRDEKIPFGSWVIAEEQTAGKGRGQNVWQSLGEDPLIFSGKIRISAAEISLPLLSIFVSSAVLKTTFQFFPEREKDTTVKWPNDIYREDKKVAGILVQSEFTNGIFEVVIGIGLNFFGKSIPETLKEKATFLCDEPLGEGILERFVNHLIVDINQAVISLLDQGQILKDLVWIEDHSLLKHKVIETEWQSRMVRGRVLGIDELGFLLIMTETGEKIELMDTSPKFRII
- a CDS encoding type III pantothenate kinase, with protein sequence MSESPLLLVIDVGNTNTVFGVFREGEDTPDFHKRTVTRRDRTSDELGLFLKGFLTQENVKADRVKMAIYSSVVPSLNPIVERMLEDWFNVNPLRVHYQMKLNFGISYPRPFEIGADRLVNAAYCAKTYPGKKAILVDLGTATTFCVISEKPEYVGGVIAPGLKISMDALTRNTAQLPPIVFGSPKRVLGESTVESIQAGFFFGWIGLLKEIVRAIKEEHPGDYVVVGTGGLVTTIHASHNQVFDEIDPMMTLKGLKILADLNS